A single region of the Sulfurimonas sp. genome encodes:
- a CDS encoding DUF6781 family protein — protein MNLQELQKIEFEKLNLHEIKDITASIIDERTKNLRDELEELLLQKELLEKSIEKKSHELQETKYSIFNEIESIIDKNDVMTLSKLHQAKLQSIDLFDLLGETVESAIITALEKSKDSEAKNMIEEIIKELTFETIKEGTLNTIRVRKILSTILHSSIEIAEASPSFSDDILEATLKGMRSGLVESIERFKKRLAYMPLEAKHILIEDYDTIMQDLNQTDILFSQVVQTQANESTPTTKKTLLELNKNMHYDLEELVHMSKETALVMKEKFSTLAKTAVKKADTALHSNTAKEAKRMGTQAWGIAKTALGTAIKSAKNAIEPKQ, from the coding sequence ATGAATTTACAAGAGCTGCAAAAGATTGAATTTGAAAAATTAAATCTTCACGAAATTAAAGATATAACGGCATCAATTATAGATGAAAGAACAAAGAATTTGCGCGACGAACTAGAAGAGCTTTTGCTACAAAAAGAGTTGCTTGAGAAGAGCATAGAAAAAAAATCACACGAACTTCAAGAGACAAAATACTCTATTTTTAACGAGATTGAGTCCATTATAGACAAAAATGATGTAATGACGCTCTCAAAACTACATCAGGCAAAACTTCAGTCAATTGACCTTTTTGACCTTCTTGGCGAAACAGTAGAGAGTGCAATAATTACCGCACTGGAAAAATCAAAAGACAGCGAAGCAAAAAATATGATTGAAGAGATTATAAAAGAGCTTACTTTTGAAACCATCAAAGAGGGAACGCTTAATACGATAAGAGTCAGAAAAATTCTCTCTACTATTTTACACTCCTCTATAGAAATAGCCGAAGCATCGCCGAGCTTTTCGGATGATATTTTAGAAGCGACGCTAAAAGGCATGAGAAGCGGTCTTGTGGAATCAATAGAGAGATTTAAAAAAAGATTGGCATACATGCCGCTAGAGGCAAAACATATACTTATAGAAGATTATGATACTATTATGCAGGATTTAAACCAAACCGACATACTCTTCTCTCAAGTTGTTCAAACACAAGCAAATGAAAGCACTCCGACTACGAAAAAAACTCTTTTAGAACTCAATAAAAATATGCATTACGACCTTGAAGAGTTGGTTCACATGTCAAAAGAGACAGCACTTGTAATGAAAGAAAAATTCTCTACACTGGCTAAAACGGCAGTAAAAAAAGCAGATACGGCACTACATTCAAACACGGCCAAAGAGGCGAAAAGAATGGGAACTCAAGCTTGGGGAATTGCTAAGACGGCGCTCGGCACCGCTATAAAATCAGCTAAAAATGCGATTGAGCCAAAGCAGTAG